The DNA window GGGGGCACCTGAAAACCCCACATAATTAGAATGTCATACAATAACGAAtggtgaaataaaacattaaacttaacattgacaatgattagtcATGGACATttagtgtatacagtatgtagataCTAGCTCAATCAGATGCACAACGCAGTGTTTTACAGATGTCAATTTCTACATGCTCGAAAAGGAAAGTGGGTGAGATAAACTAGAACAGGCCCCCCTGATCACAATGATTTATCACCTCACCCTCCAGAGAAGGTTGGGCAAGGTGCAAAGACCCTCTGTGTGCAAGTCAAACCACTTCCTCCGGTTCTTTCATGTTGTCTGTGGACTCGTGACAAAAGGCTTGACATCATTGATGATCAAAGTTTTTAACACCTGGGAAAAGCCCAATTCATCTAATTTGCGACCAGGATGTAGCCTGGGGGAAAGATCCCCAAAGGTTGCTCTGCCTAGGATCAGGAGAAGCACCAAGACAAAAGGACACGAGAACCTaagcaacaggaaaggacaggagtttggttggcaccctgtgtgtgtttgtcaatccAAATGATTTGTGGTTTACAACGACCCCTGCTGGGTTaaccaggtattgcaatgaccccaGTATTACAATGTTACTGTAGCGTCCCTTGGCCAGGTTTgacatctttgattgcacttactTATCCACTGCATGAATGGCAGGATTGGAAAGTAATTAACTACATTTGCTCAAGCATTgataattgagtagcttttattagtattttgaaatttgaagtagtttttaaaattagtaggcctacttttacttatGCTTGAGTACATTTTGCCCCAAGTACTTCACTCAATTATACTGGAACCAGGTCTTTACTGGGTAAAATTAGACTGAAAGAGACAACATGACATGCACAATAACAAAACAACCTGCTGGGAATGAAAGGAATTTAGGCAGGATTGTGCACAGCATTTTCACTATTTTATTTGTCCCACCTATCCTGGATCAATAGGATGGAtgttggctggtgccaagcaagagaatGGAATTACCAAGagaaaagctaattaaaagtaactaagcacttttcttaaattacattttaagtgaagtaagcctacctttttgttttttttactattgAGTAGATTTTAGATGAGTACTTTTTTATAACTTGATAGTTGACTTTTACTTGAGTACCAATTTTCAGTACTTCCCCCACCTCTGATGAATAGCTGAAACCATTTGCCAAGACATGGATGCAAAGTGCAGTTTGGATTgctgttctaattttaaaaaaaaacaaaaaaaaggtctgTTCATGATGGATCTGGTATGCAATGACCCAGATGTCAGACGAACCAATGGCGACTGGTCGTTAGtaattgaggtttttttttggggggggggggacaccagATAGGTAGGCCTAGTCTGTCGCACCTTATATTATATGCCTTTATGTCTATAACCAGACTGTGCACTACGACCAATGCATGTactgcatacaaatacacacacacacacacacacacacacacacacacacacacacacacacacacacacacacacacaaacacacacacacacacacacagtgttgtctgTGATCAGCTGTTTGTGGCAAGAGATCAGGCAGTGACCAGTGAGTGATGCCAGACTGGCTCTGATGATGCTATGTGATGGAGGAAGTGCCATAATAGTGTCTTGATGGTCGAGAAAGTTGACCAATAGGGACGTCGGTTATAATGTTTGTAACCAATCACAGTGTAACATTGCATTCGGTGGGCGAACACCCTATGACTGTACAGGAAATAGAAATATCAATCAGTTTGACTAAAATACAACATCTTAGCTGGTTCCAATAGCTTCTTTCTTTTGAAAGTGAAGTTCACGAAACATTATTGTAGAAATCTGTCACCTGTTGTATTTACACGGAGCTACTGCCACATATCGGTAAGAAGGCACGTGCCGCTTTTGAGCAGTGACATTGTCTGTTTATGGTTACTTTCAGTAAAAGACAAAGCGGTTACCCGGTAGTCTGTCGTACCCAATATATAGAATATCGTATATTACACAAGGCGGCTATATTAGTTCTGATTTTATCCGTACGACCGTGTGTAGTTCAACTGCTTCTTTGCAAGTAGCCTAGGGTAGTAGCTTACCCGTCCTCCATCACccatttcaattcattttaaAGCTGCTTGATTATACCAATGTGCTCGACTCTGTCTGTCGCCACCGTTTTAATACCTAACGACAATTGTTATATTTTTGCAGAGATGGGAGAGATAGAGCTGTCCAGCATGGCCTATGTGAAAATGTATCTACACGCCAGCCTATTTCCCCGGTGTAGTGTCAACGGCCTGCTGTTGTCATCTAGCCCAGCAGGGGGCGCGCTCTGCGTTACAGACTGTGTGCCTCTGCGGCACTCACACCTACCACTTGCACCCATCACCCAGGTTGCACTGACACAGGTAGGGTGAGGTGGGGGTAGTCAGACAAGCATTACTTCTCGTCTTAAGTTTATGTTCATTTTCCTGGAGTTATTGTATCAGTGTGATGATAGGCCCACTGCCCTTCAAACCCAAATAACAATAGATTTTGTAGAAACAGATTTGGAAATGGACTTCATACGACGCATATTTGTCTATTTTGATTTGATGCTGCTTGACTCTATCTCTATGCCATTTCGTCACATGGGAAGTTCGTtatatatgataataataataataataataataacactaataataataataataataacaacaataataataataaaaaggggTCCCTATTATTTAGTTCAGATGTCTGCAAGTGATTGTGTAATAACACTACTGATACTGATGTATTGACTCCTCCAGGTGGATGTctggtgtgcacagacacaacAGAGGATTGTTGGATATTACCAAGCCAATGCTAGCGTAGCAGACAGCAGGTAGGCTGCAGTACCTCTCAGTTTCTATTGAAGTCGCATGTTTTGTTTCTATTACACAGTCAGTCATTATTGGTTAAAACAAGTTGACCAGTCTTCACCTGTTGTCTGTCCTTGCAGTCCTACTCCTTGTGCCTTGAAGATAGCAGACAAGATTGCTGAACAGTGCAATGGGGCAGTGCTgctaatggtaaaaaaaaatctttgttgaAAATGTAATACTGTAcgtctttaaaaatacaaatacattttaaattcaatacactttttaatttatttatgctgaaatgtgtttggaaaattgtTGCAACCTCAAACATGAGGATTGCAGTTTTCTTGAAATTGTAAAACCAAAATCTGATGTCTTATGTAACGTAAATGAACTTGGCAGATTGTACGCTTTGTGTACGATTTAGTTGTACTCCTGTAAAGACTGGTTGCTATTCTACAGTGATCATCAGTGTGACTTAGAAGCATTTTCTTTTACTATTACAGCTTGATGGAGCCAAAATGTCTGCAGGATACAGGGTACCTCCGATAGTGATGTACGAACGCAAAGACTCCCGGTGGATGCTGAAAGACAAACACACGTAAGACACGCTCGTTTGCAAGGCTGAATGAAAACTATTGTGGTAATGATAGAAATATTGAAAATATTCAACACATCAAATTTAAGTAGGGGAAAATGCATGCACCAACTAATACTTAGATCAACTCTAGATATATTGAACCACGCTTCACTCTGATGAGACGCACTGTGTCGAAACtttagtcatgcttgcaccacaataaaacagCAAAATGTATCCTGtatgctccag is part of the Engraulis encrasicolus isolate BLACKSEA-1 chromosome 9, IST_EnEncr_1.0, whole genome shotgun sequence genome and encodes:
- the emc9 gene encoding ER membrane protein complex subunit 9; the protein is MGEIELSSMAYVKMYLHASLFPRCSVNGLLLSSSPAGGALCVTDCVPLRHSHLPLAPITQVALTQVDVWCAQTQQRIVGYYQANASVADSSPTPCALKIADKIAEQCNGAVLLMLDGAKMSAGYRVPPIVMYERKDSRWMLKDKHTIMLRQWEETRTIANQLLDSGDHSLLVDFDSHLDDITKDWTNQKLNAKIAELASPVNGNV